The window TTCAACTCGCGTTGGTGAATAAACTGGGTTACCTATCCACAGAAGGAGTCGACATGCATTTGATTGGCTTAGCAGACAAAGACGATATTCCTATCATTTCATTCGAATCTGTGCAATTCCAAATTGATTTGATTGCCGAGCAGCCAGATGAAGGCAAAGAGATGCTACTCTCTTCCATCAAAGAATATGAAGCAGGAGAAGAGCTCGTCGAATGCCTGATTGAAAGCTGGAAAAGTGGCGATGGTAGCATGCTGGAAGAGGCATCTTTAACTGACAAAGCGACACAAGAGTTCAATGAAGCTTTTTTGTATACGCGGAATAGAGACTGGGCTGAAAAGCTCGACACTGGCAGCATACTCCCGCAGAAACAAGGTCGTTATACCGTTGTGGTTGGCAGCCTGCATCTCGTCGGTAAAGATAACCTAATTGATTTGCTGGGCAAGCGAGGTTTTGAAATTACCCCGCTTGGTAATACACGCAAAGCGAAGTGTGATATCCAACAGATGTAAATACAGATAAGCTCAATGCAAAAAGCCGCAACATTTCTGTTGCGGCTTCTTTTAATGTGGTCGGTGAAGAGCCATGTTCTAACTTCAGGCGAACCCCACTTTGGTTCGAATCCGTCAGTACGAATTTTATGAACTCTAAAACGACGAAAGCCTGCTTTAAAAGCAGGCTTTCTTAATATGGTCGGTGAAGAGGGATTCGAACCCCCGACCCTCTGGTCCCAAACCAGATGCGCTACCAAGCTGCGCTATTCACCGAGATGTTGACTTGGAATCTTGCTAAAACTAGAGGGCTCCCCACTGGTCCGCTATTCCTAAACCCCGAGATTCGCTACTAATCACGCTAATCTTCGAGATGTTTAACTGAGGAGTTCTCCCCGTCAACGAGGTGGTATATTACGGATTCTGATCTCAGACGCAAGTGCTTTTTCTAAAAAAATGTAATGTATTAATCCGTTTGGTGAATTACTGAACACAAGCACGCAAAATGTGACTGACAACCCACAATAAAATACAGTTTATTAACCTCAACAACATAATTGATCCAGATCAGTGTGCAAAAAAACGCCAACAATTAATTTGTGGTTATCGGGAAAATCTTGGAGGAAACATATGGACTTTTGGCTTGATCTCCTATTTGGTAATGCAGTAGGTCTATCATCTATGATAGTAATCTTCGGAGCGATCGGTCTGATGTTGTTTTATGGCGGTTTCTTCTTGTACAAGATCATGAACGATAAATCTCCTCACTAGATCTCGCTTAGCCCTATAAACGCTTTGCACCGGAGTCGGTTACTTGCCTACTCCGGTTTTTTATTGATCTTTTCTCGCATCTCATTGATATAATCACCTGTACCTATCCTGTTCTTTATGAGATCGCCACTATGTCCCACGATGACGATTTTGAGTTGTTCCAACAAATGATGGGTGATGTAAAGCCAATCACTCAAGACACCGCAGAGCACAAGAAAGTTCACCAAGTGACCGATGCACAGCTTGCCAAACGAGAAGCGGCAATATGGTTAACAGAGGACGACCCAGAGTACCTCTCTCTCGATCATGCAGAAATGCTCAAGCCAGACGATTTTGTCGAGTTTAAACGTGATGGTGTGCAAGATGGCGTATACCGCAAACTTCGCTTAGGTAAGTACCCTATTCAGGCACGTCTAGACCTACACCGAAAAACACTCAAAGAAGCACGCGATGACGTCGTGAAATTTCTTAAGCAGTGTATCTCTATGGATATCCGTACGGTTGTGATTGTTCACGGCCGTGGAGAGCGCTCCAACCCACCAGCGTTAATGAAGAGCTTTGTCAGCAGTTGGCTTCAGCAAATTAAAGAAGTGCAGTGCGTTCACAGTGCTCAACGTTTTCACGGTGGTAGCGGTGCCGTCTACGTATTGTTGAGAAAAAGCGCAGATAAGAAGCTAGAAAACCGAGAACGCCATCAAAAACGGTTAGGCTAAGTTTCTCCTCGGTGCTAAAATGCCCGACCTTATTTTCCCGTTGCAAGCAACAGCCGGGAAACTTTATTCACCGCCGTTGTGAAACGTTAGGAGTACAACATGTCACAAGAAAATTCAAAACGCTTAAATAAGTTCATCAGCGAAACCGGCTTTTGTTCACGCCGAGAGGCAGACCGACTGATCGAGCAAGGTCGTGTCACAATTAATGGTAAACAACCAGAAATGGGCACAAAAGTCTTACCCGGTGACGATGTTTGCGTGGATGGCAAGCCTGTCGCTGCAAAAGAGAAGCCTGTCTATATCGCATTAAACAAGCCGACCGGCATCACCTGTACGACAGAACGAGATGTACCGGGCAATATTGTCGACTTTATTGGACATAAAAAACGCATTTTCCCTATTGGTCGCCTAGATAAACCGTCTGACGGTCTGATCTTTTTGACTAACGACGGTGACATCGTTAACAAAATTCTTCGTGCAGGTAACAACCACGAAAAAGAGTACGTGGTTCGTGTCGATAAGCCAATTACTGGCGAGTTCCTCAAACAGATGTCGAGCGGCGTGAAAATCCTCGATACGGTAACGCTTCCTTGTAAAGTGACCAAAGAAACCAAGTTCTCGTTCCGAATTGTGCTGACTCAGGGGTTAAACCGTCAGATCCGCCGTATGTGTGAAGCGCTGGGTTATGAGGTATACAAACTACGTCGCGTGCGTATTATGAATATCTCCCTAGATGGTATTCCGAATGGTAAATGGCGTTACCTGACAGATGCGGAAGTAGCCGAAATCATGGCGATGTGTGATGGCTCGGTTGGTACTGAAGAAGCGTCTAAAGTGGATTCTAAAGGGCGTAACATTCGCAAAGCAACCGATGCGAAACTGTTTGACAGTCGTGACGAAAACCAAGATTCAACCGCTCGTCGTAATCAAAAGCCGCGTACCTTCCGTGGCAACAATGCCGATGAGTTCCGTCATGCACCTAACTCTAAGAAAGGTCAACAAAGACGACGTCCGGACAATGACAATCCTCGTCCAAACAAAGAGAGCTTTAAAGCGAAAGCGCAGGATTCCGATCGAAAACCGACGAAACAAAAAGTGCGTTACGACAATCCAAACGCGGCTAAGCCATCTCAGCCAGTAAAACGTAGTGGTAATACATTAAGCTTGAAGAAGTAATAGCTAAAGACGCGAGTGTGTTGATGTGAATCGCTTAACGATTCTGTAGATTAACCGCGATTATGCTACGCACTACCGTCATTCCAGCGAGCTCTAGCGAGACTAGGAATCTTCCCTCAACGTGCTGAGAAGTATCAGGAATCACCTCAGCGACAATACGTTCTGAAAGTAGATTCTGAATCACGCTCGTTCCTCGCTGTCCAGAATGACGGTATGGCAGATATGCGTCTTTGAATCTGCTTACTATAAATTCTCGGCAACCCCATTCATAAACACAAAGGTGCAAATTGACCACGAGTTAAGGTCAGTAAATCTTGTGGAGCCAGCTCTATTTCCAACCCACGCTTACCAGCACTCACACAAACGGTTTCTTGCTCTTTGGCGCTTTCGTGTAAAAAAGTGGGGAGCGCTTTCTTTTGTCCGAGCGGGCTAATGCCACCCACCACATAGCCCGTTGTTTTCTGAGCTATCTCAGGGTCTGCCATGTCAGCTTTCTTTCCCTTTGCTGCTTTTGCTGCCAGTTTTAGATTCAATTTCTGGTCTACAGGAATAATGGCCACAGCAAGGTTTTTCGACTCACCGTTTAGACAAAACAATAAGGTCTTAAATACTTTTTTTGGATCTTGTCCCAACACTTCAGCAGCCTCCAACCCGTAACTATCCGCTCTCGGGTCGTGATCGTACTGATGTATGGTGTGCGGCACTTTTTTCTTTTTCGCTAAGTTAATGGCCGGAGTCATCAAGATTCTCCTTATAAAAATAAAAAACGCAGCGTCCATTCAATGAAGCTGCATTTTTAGTTAATGATATCAGCGAATTTGAGTCAATCGCTTTTTCTCTATTCGGCGTTATTGCTCAATAACATTGTCAGTTGCGTATTTGATTTGACCCGAAGGTGCATAACGATTAACGTCGATCGGACTGTGAGATTCGAGATATTCTTTTAATACTTCAGCATCGGTAAAACCAGTATTGACATAGCCCGGATGGGTATCAATTTTCGGATAACCATCGCCACCCGCTGCGTTATAACTTGGTACAGTAAAACGATAGTTAGCATCTAAGCTCAGCTGTTTCTCTCCAATAAATACGTTGGTCACCTCGCCATTCTCAATACTTAAGGAGATACCCGCAAACTGAGCATAAGCTCCTGAATCAACAGGCTTAGTCGCGACAACGTCCAAATAATCCAAAACCTCTTGGCCCGACATGTCTACGTAAGACACCATATTGCCGAACGGCTGAACTGTCAGGACGTCTTTGTAGGTAATGTCCCCCTTAGCAATAGAGTCGCGAACACCACCAGAGTTCATCACCGCAAAGTCTGCTTTCGCTCGATCCATATGAGCAGTTGCAATCAGGCGACCAAGATTAGTTTGCTTAAATCGCACTACATCACGATCACCTTCCAACTTGCCATTTGACTCCGCAATTTTTACATTCAGCTGCCCCTGACCTTTCTCTTGATAAGGACGCAGGAATTCCAGCATCGATTCATCCTGAGCAATTTCATCTTCAACCAGAACGCGCTCTGACTGCCCATTGATTTCCACTTTCTTCTTCAAGTTGACCGGAATAAGGTCGTAACTCACCATCGAAAGCTCACCGTTACGAAATTCGTAATCTGCACGACCGACATACTTACCCCACTCATAGGCTTGTACGATGTAAGTCCCGTTTTGTTGGTCAGGTTGACACTCATCGCCCGGTTTGAAGTTTTTCTTCATAACGTTAGGGCCTTCCATACAAACGGGCTCTTGTGAGTGACCGCCGACAATCATGTCCAGATCACCTTCGTTTAAATAACGTGCTAATGCCACATCTCCCGGCGCGTTAATGCCGCGGTTTCCGTTTTCATAGTGTCCCATATGAGTAACAGCAAAAATCAAATCGGGATACTCGGTCTTTTTCAGCTCTGCGATCAGCTTTTTCGCTTCCTCTTTTGGGTCACGGAAGTCCACTTGACCTATGTACTCAGGATTACCCAACTTTGCGGTATCTTCCGTTGTAAGACCAATCACCGCAATCTTAATACCTTGCTTATTGAACATCGCATAAGGCTGGAATAGACGTTTACCAGTCTCTTTCGAATAGATATTGGCGGACAGCATTGGGAAAGTCGCCCATTCCTGCTGCTTAAACAGAACGTTTAACGGGTTATCAAACTCATGGTTGCCGAGTGCCATCGCATCGTAACCAATTTTGCTCATGCCTTTAAAATCAGGCTCTGCGTCCTGTAAATCTGACTCCGGAACTCCCGTGTTGATATCACCACCAGAGAGAAGCAAAAGGCTTCCACCCTCCGCTTCTACCTCTTCACGTAAATCATCAATCAGTGTTTTACGTGCTGCCATGCCGTACTCTGCGTATTTGTTCTGCCAAAAACGACCATGGTGATCATTAGTATGCAAAACAGTTAACCGGTAAGTGGTATCTGTATTCCATTCATGGGTGGGTTGGGATGCACATCCTGCAAGAGTAGCCAGAATGACCGCACTCAACGCGGTTTTTACCATCAGACGCTGCTTCATTGTTTTACCTTTTCTTATATATGAATCCACTGCTATTGCACTTTTTAAACACGTTTATCAGCCACTTCACGAAAGTACGAAACGATATGTGGTCTATTCTAACGCATTGATTTTTAATTATGGCCAATTGTCATCTGATCTCAAATTTAACAATGACAGTTTGAGACTTCTGTTATTTCAGACAAAAAAATAGCCAACGCAGAGTTGGCTATTTTTTGTTTGGGCAACATCAATTATTTAATGTCGATGTCCGCAAAGCTCTTGATAAGGTCGTCAAGTGACTTCATTTGCGCCAAGAAAGGTTCTAACTTGTCGAGTGGCAGCGCAGAAGGACCATCACAACGTGCTTGATCTGGGTTCGGGTGAGCTTCGATGAATAAGCCCGCAATGCCTGTTGCAAGGCCTGCTTTTGCCAATTCAACCGTCTGTTCACGACGGCCACCAGATGCCGCGCCTGATGGGTCACGCATTTGTAGAGAGTGCGTCACGTCAAAAATGATTGGGCTGCCTTTTGATGCGTTTTTCATTACGCCAAAACCAAGCATGTCTACCACTAGGTTGTCGTAACCATGGCATGACCCACGTTCACACAGAATGATTTTATCGTTGCCACACTCTGCAA is drawn from uncultured Vibrio sp. and contains these coding sequences:
- a CDS encoding TraB/GumN family protein is translated as MFRIVTFVSSLIVLFTSFSSSAEPQHWLAKKGETEYMIIGSVHVGDKSMYPLPKNLLEHLSQSSGLIIEADVRSSEGAVYPPVSTRTKAVLNKTQRQQLIKIAKDLQIPETQLLNAPPWNTALTIQLALVNKLGYLSTEGVDMHLIGLADKDDIPIISFESVQFQIDLIAEQPDEGKEMLLSSIKEYEAGEELVECLIESWKSGDGSMLEEASLTDKATQEFNEAFLYTRNRDWAEKLDTGSILPQKQGRYTVVVGSLHLVGKDNLIDLLGKRGFEITPLGNTRKAKCDIQQM
- a CDS encoding DUF3149 domain-containing protein, with the protein product MDFWLDLLFGNAVGLSSMIVIFGAIGLMLFYGGFFLYKIMNDKSPH
- the smrA gene encoding DNA endonuclease SmrA; this encodes MSHDDDFELFQQMMGDVKPITQDTAEHKKVHQVTDAQLAKREAAIWLTEDDPEYLSLDHAEMLKPDDFVEFKRDGVQDGVYRKLRLGKYPIQARLDLHRKTLKEARDDVVKFLKQCISMDIRTVVIVHGRGERSNPPALMKSFVSSWLQQIKEVQCVHSAQRFHGGSGAVYVLLRKSADKKLENRERHQKRLG
- the rluF gene encoding 23S rRNA pseudouridine(2604) synthase RluF, with amino-acid sequence MSQENSKRLNKFISETGFCSRREADRLIEQGRVTINGKQPEMGTKVLPGDDVCVDGKPVAAKEKPVYIALNKPTGITCTTERDVPGNIVDFIGHKKRIFPIGRLDKPSDGLIFLTNDGDIVNKILRAGNNHEKEYVVRVDKPITGEFLKQMSSGVKILDTVTLPCKVTKETKFSFRIVLTQGLNRQIRRMCEALGYEVYKLRRVRIMNISLDGIPNGKWRYLTDAEVAEIMAMCDGSVGTEEASKVDSKGRNIRKATDAKLFDSRDENQDSTARRNQKPRTFRGNNADEFRHAPNSKKGQQRRRPDNDNPRPNKESFKAKAQDSDRKPTKQKVRYDNPNAAKPSQPVKRSGNTLSLKK
- the ybaK gene encoding Cys-tRNA(Pro) deacylase, with the protein product MTPAINLAKKKKVPHTIHQYDHDPRADSYGLEAAEVLGQDPKKVFKTLLFCLNGESKNLAVAIIPVDQKLNLKLAAKAAKGKKADMADPEIAQKTTGYVVGGISPLGQKKALPTFLHESAKEQETVCVSAGKRGLEIELAPQDLLTLTRGQFAPLCL
- the ushA gene encoding bifunctional UDP-sugar hydrolase/5'-nucleotidase UshA, producing the protein MKQRLMVKTALSAVILATLAGCASQPTHEWNTDTTYRLTVLHTNDHHGRFWQNKYAEYGMAARKTLIDDLREEVEAEGGSLLLLSGGDINTGVPESDLQDAEPDFKGMSKIGYDAMALGNHEFDNPLNVLFKQQEWATFPMLSANIYSKETGKRLFQPYAMFNKQGIKIAVIGLTTEDTAKLGNPEYIGQVDFRDPKEEAKKLIAELKKTEYPDLIFAVTHMGHYENGNRGINAPGDVALARYLNEGDLDMIVGGHSQEPVCMEGPNVMKKNFKPGDECQPDQQNGTYIVQAYEWGKYVGRADYEFRNGELSMVSYDLIPVNLKKKVEINGQSERVLVEDEIAQDESMLEFLRPYQEKGQGQLNVKIAESNGKLEGDRDVVRFKQTNLGRLIATAHMDRAKADFAVMNSGGVRDSIAKGDITYKDVLTVQPFGNMVSYVDMSGQEVLDYLDVVATKPVDSGAYAQFAGISLSIENGEVTNVFIGEKQLSLDANYRFTVPSYNAAGGDGYPKIDTHPGYVNTGFTDAEVLKEYLESHSPIDVNRYAPSGQIKYATDNVIEQ